From Plasmodium malariae genome assembly, chromosome: 8:
TGCATAATTTTGTTTACCCTTCGAAAAAGGAGCCTTATGAAAGATTCTCTATTTCTTCGTtttgtacacatatatgtgtacctACATATACTGCATACACCTGTACgttagtacatatatataaataaatatatatatatatatatatatttttatatatatatatatatacatatatttatatatatatatatacatatatttatatataatacttttcCATTACAGATTTCTTCACATTATTTTAACCTTTAATAACATCTCGTACGACGATTtggaaattataaaaaaagacaatAATATTGATATTTGCGTTTCCAACAGGTAACAACATGCACACTGCCCATATAAAGTAAGCCCATACATTCtccttaaattttttctttctttgcAGTTCCAATGATTGTATGTCTTTAAACTTCAAAGAGAGCTTAAGTGACAACGTACGatgaaaaacagaaaaaaatgaaaaaaacaaaatatgaaaaaaaaaacatttgtATGTACAGGTATGCGTATACACCTGTATCCACACACATGTGTAAAGTGTCgctatacatacacatacacataaacTCTGTGCTTTTTAAATGGTACGTTTATGAGAATACATTTTATActtatcttttatttctaaatagGTAACGGCATACTTCAATGAAAAGTTGctaaaattaacaataagTGTAGAGTTGTTATATTGATTAAAAGTACTTTTTTATAACCCTTGACTAGTTATAATGAATGAGAACAAAactagctttttttttttttttttttttaaattttttgattttcctttttttactGCATTGCGTGTAGTTTTTCCcgttctttttatttttacttctttttgttcatttttattcaattttgctcatttttgcttattttctatatctttttttttttttttttatgtgggTTTGTTATCTCTCATAacaatatttgttatttatttaactcctcattattttatattatctttcACGGATAAGTGCTTTTTAAGACGTTAAATCTCCATTTACGCAAAAAGAATAGTTCgttaattatatgaaaataatataattaaatgatgtttattttttcatacgttaaatgaaacaaagaaataatctgtttataaaattttaaatcagatttatttaaaaatatatgaagctAAATAGTAACTGCGaattaatgaaatgaaaagatATAGGCTATATGAAACGATATGGAAAATATGAAACGATGTGGAAAACATGAAACGATATGGGAAATATGAAACGATATGGGAAATATGAAACGATATGGAAAACATGAAACGATATGGGAAATATGAAACGATATGGGAAATATGAAACGATATGGAAAACATGAAACGATATGGGAAATATGAAACAGTATGGGCTACATAAAACGAAGTGAGCTACATAAAACGCAAAGAGTGATAAAATTCGAATGTGAGAAATTAACTAAATAAAACGAAGAGACTTGAAAAACTCTTCGTtgaaaattaaagaaaaattttataaatattaaactataaaaaatattgcggaaaattaatatttccaTTATGAGATACATATGCacgtatttttatatatatatatatatgcatttacatAAGTACATTGTTAAAAtgtgataataaaaaaaaaaaaaaaaaaaaaaaggggaatgTTCAACTAGggataagaaatataaaaacattaaaatgcaaaaaatgtAGTCAAGGAATTATTATGAACACGAAGCATGTActtgttattaatttttgccaaggaaaaagtataaaataattgttttaAAAGCATTAATTCATCTAtctatgaattttttttgtaatctTTCATAATAAAGATGAATagatttttttctttaacaGCTCCAAATTTTATAGGTATACAATTACCACTATCATCTAAATGTAATGCTAAACAGcaattatcatttattaaattagcTTGAGTTTCCACTCGTTTGAGTTGTTCTTCCCCATACAACAAGGATCGAATGTCGCTAAAATTTATCATTCTCACCTGTGAATAAGTATGAAAAgtgtttattttaatttatacacATTTTCATGCTTGAATGTTATACCGAATAAATTCAGTGTAGCATACTTACTATACATactaatgaatatattttcaaaaattccCCAAtcacaacaaaaaaaaaaaaaaaaaaaaaaatccatacacacgtatttatatacatatatatatataattcgaAGTGTTTACTTTCTGGTGGCAAGATATGCATAAAGTTTTTTCGTTGAAATTTGCTTGTAAATTACAAGGTAACTTTGTACCatcctaaaaaaaaaaaaaaaaaataaaatgaaataaataaaaataaataaataaaaagtagtTATTTATGCGTACATTTAACTACGTCCATACAATTTGTGCTATATAAAAGATGCGATTTTTCTATAGATAAATTCGAAATTATGAGTATTTTTTCGAAAAAATATGAGTGAATATAAATGCACAgtatttgtatttgttttaatgattaatataatttatatttacttgtAGCAAAACAACTATTtgaatgttattttttaatcgCTTTTTAAAATCGTTTATGTCACTGCTTGAAAACGCTGTTTGGACGAGAGAAAAGGATATGACGAATAActtgtacataaatatatttatatatatgtatatgtatatatatagttatagtgtgtacacatatattcgCTATTTGTGTATTTCTAATTGAGCATTCAACACTTTTAGTGaacaataattatttaacataatGCAACAAtgtgtttattattttacttaaaaaaaaaaaaaaaaaaaaaaaaaaaaatagaaaagaaaagaatattattctACATGATTATTACTTTCCAATATTTCATcgtcatttaaatattttttattttcatctagAGAACAACAGGATACAATATTCCCCATTTTGGTGTTTTTGGGctctttaaaatatttgaagtATATATGGAAACAACAATTCTACTTTTGCTTtaaattatgcatataatagagataaatgtgcatatattaaaaagtgtatacataaatatatgtgtatatgcatatattatatacttctttatttttcagTGTTATTTTCCTCATAAAAGGTGTAgtgtatgtaaaaaaatagtaaaagaGTGTATATGGTAAAATTATACTTAAGAGgtgtttaatatttttatttcaaatagaaatatatttttatagtaaatGTAAAACTAAAAATTCGAATGCAAACGAGAATAATTATATCGAGTCAtgatacattatatatatattacatttttttaattaaacacaccatatattaaaactaaTGATagaatgtatattaatatttcactTTTATATCCTGCATTTTAAACACGTGTCGCAATATGCCTTAAGCTTactcttttaaatatatattttcttatttcactatattatattttttcttattattttccgAGATACAaataggtaaaaaaaaaaaaaaaaaaagtagccATTTAAAATTCTCATTTACTATACCATTTGGTGTAATAAGAAATTTACATTATTGcctgttcatatattttttttttttttttttaagtaaaaaattttatatttgactgttatttaatattttttggctatttctttctttctttctttctttcttttatttatttattcgttTACTTATTT
This genomic window contains:
- the ISP1 gene encoding inner membrane complex sub-compartment protein 1, putative, whose amino-acid sequence is MGNIVSCCSLDENKKYLNDDEILETFSSSDINDFKKRLKNNIQIVVLLQDGTKLPCNLQANFNEKTLCISCHQKVRMINFSDIRSLLYGEEQLKRVETQANLINDNCCLALHLDDSGNCIPIKFGAVKEKNLFIFIMKDYKKNS